In Cryptococcus deuterogattii R265 chromosome 4, complete sequence, a genomic segment contains:
- a CDS encoding U6 snRNA-associated Sm-like protein LSm5, protein MASTILPLELVDRCIGSPIWVLMKNEREFTGTLMGFDDYVNMVLKDVKEYEVTALGITETDLGDTLLNGNNIAMLIPGGKGPKA, encoded by the exons ATGGCCAGCACGATCCTCCCTCTCGAACTCGTCGACAGATGTATCGGCTCCCCTATCTGGGtcttgatgaagaatgaacGAGAGTTTACTGGAACGTTGATGGGTTTCGACGACTATGTCA ACATGGTTTTGAAAGATGTTAAGGAGTA CGAAGTTACTGCTTTGGGAATCACAGAGACTGACCTTGGGGATACTTTATTAAACGGGAACAACATCGCCATG CTTATACCAGGTGGCAAGGGGCCCAAGGCTTAG